Proteins encoded together in one Oreochromis aureus strain Israel breed Guangdong linkage group 23, ZZ_aureus, whole genome shotgun sequence window:
- the LOC120436362 gene encoding cytochrome P450 4F3-like: MTLLHSVLSLVLSWTGLCSVLYIFSTGLVAVVALWTVRLLLRHTWYSHRLSCFSKPQTRSWLLGHLGKMQSTEEGLQQVDDLVQTYKHSCCWFLGPFYHLVRLFHPDYVKPLLMAPASITVKDELIYHHLRPWLGHSLLISNGEVWSRKRRLLTPAFHFDILKSYIAVFNSSSKIMHDKWCRLVAEGKTNLEMFDHVSLMTLDSLLKCAFSYDSNCQESPSEYVSAIVELSDLATRRRENILHHWDWIYWKTQQGKRFKQALNTVHRFTRDVVQKRRTFLSQQRETETQLDVALTARRRKDFVDIILLTKDEDGKGLTDEEIQAEANTFMFAGHDTTASAICWTLYNLARHEDYQEKCRQEVMDLMEGRDGQEIEWEDLSNLPFTTMCIKESLRLHSPVPGVTRKYTQDMVLPGNRTVPAGTICLVSIYGTHHNPTVWTNPHEFDPLHFDPSNKKSQASHAFIPFSSGPRNCIGQKFAMAELRVVVALTLLRFRLTPGVNPELGSSSGRVRRLPQIVLRAEGGLWLQLEPLNRVTQKEQSDK, encoded by the exons ATGACTCTCCTGCACAGTGTTCTCTCTCTGGTCCTCAGCTGGACAGGTCTCTGTTCAGTCCTGTACATTTTCAGTACTGGACTGGTTGCTGTGGTTGCACTTTGGACTGTGAGGCTGCTGCTGCGTCACACCTGGTACTCTCACAGGTTGTCCTGTTTCAGCAAACCACAGACACGTTCGTGGCTGTTGGGCCATCTTGGGAAG ATGCAGAGCACAGAAGAAGGCCTCCAGCAGGTGGATGACCTGGTGCAGACATACAAACACTCCTGCTGCTGGTTCCTCGGTCCTTTCTATCACCTGGTCAGACTCTTTCATCCTGACTATGTCAAACCTCTGCTAATGGCACCCG CCAGCATCACAGTGAAAGATGAATTAATTTATCACCACCTGCGCCCATGGCTGG GACACAGTCTGTTGATCAGTAACGGAGAGGTGTGGTCCCGCAAGAGACGACTGCTCACTCCAGCTTTCCATTTTGATATATTGAAGAGCTACATTGCCGTATTTAACTCCTCATCTAAAATCATGCAT gACAAGTGGTGCCGACTTGTAGCAGAAGGCAAAACTAATCTGGAGATGTTTGACCATGTCAGTCTGATGACTCTGGACAGTTTACTAAAATGTGCCTTCAGCTATGACAGCAACTGTCAGGA GTCTCCCAGTGAGTACGTGTCAGCCATAGTGGAGCTCAGTGACCTGGCAACACGTCGGCGAGAAAATATTTTACACCACTGGGACTGGATTTACTGGAAGACTCAGCAGGGGAAACGATTCAAACAAGCCTTAAACACTGTACACAG GTTCACCAGGGATGTGGTTCAGAAGCGTCGTACCTTCCTTAGCCaacagagggagacagaaaCACAATTGGATGTTGCCCTAACAGCTCGGAGGAGGAAAGATTTTGTAGACATTATACTGCTGACAAAG GATGAAGATGGGAAAGGCCTGACAGATGAGGAGATACAGGCTGAGGCCAACACTTTCATGTTTGCAG gtCACGACACAACAGCCAGTGCCATCTGCTGGACGTTGTATAATTTAGCACGCCATGAAGACTATCAGGAAAAAtgcagacaggaagtgatgGACCTGATGGAGGGACGAGATGGACAAGAAATTGAGTg GGAGGATCTGTCCAACCTTCCCTTCACCACCATGTGCATCAAAGAGAGCCTCAGACTCCACTCTCCTGTGCCGGGTGTAACACGGAAGTACACCCAGGACATGGTGCTGCCAGGAAATCGCACAGTCCCAGCAG GTACAATCTGCCTGGTCAGCATTTATGGAACACACCATAACCCCACTGTCTGGACAAACCCACAT GAATTTGATCCCCTCCATTTTGACCCGAGCAACAAAAAGAGCCAAGCTTCTCATGCCTTCATCCCCTTCTCCTCAGGGCCCAG GAACTGTATTGGTCAGAAATTTGCCATGGCGGAGCTTCGAGTTGTTGTAGCGCTGACCCTGCTCAGGTTTCGACTCACCCCAGGGGTGAACCCTGAACTCGGGAGCAGCTCGGGGAGAGTTCGCCGTCTTCCCCAAATCGTCCTGCGTGCAGAGGGCGGCCTGTGGCTGCAGCTGGAGCCTCTTAACAGAGTCACACAGAAGGAGCAGTCAGATAAATGA